Proteins found in one Oreochromis niloticus isolate F11D_XX linkage group LG22, O_niloticus_UMD_NMBU, whole genome shotgun sequence genomic segment:
- the lsm10 gene encoding U7 snRNA-associated Sm-like protein LSm10, translating to MDPMESKGAESQPSTVGPVEVVNSIRERTITENSMVILLQGLQGEVTTVDLRNESTARGRVVNVDAFMNIRLEDVLYRDRRGQLTQLQDLFITGRNIRYVHIPDHMDIMKTIESQLAKIHRVRNFGSEGGGRKEFAKKTK from the coding sequence ATGGATCCTATGGAGTCCAAGGGGGCTGAGTCTCAGCCATCCACCGTGGGGCCGGTTGAGGTGGTGAACTCTATTCGGGAGCGAACAATCACAGAGAACAGCATGGTGATCCTCCTGCAGGGCCTTCAGGGAGAGGTGACCACAGTGGACCTGAGGAACGAGAGCACAGCCCGTGGACGCGTGGTCAACGTAGATGCCTTCATGAACATACGCCTAGAGGACGTGTTGTACCGGGACCGGCGGGGTCAGCTCACACAGCTGCAGGACCTATTCATCACTGGCAGGAACATCCGCTATGTCCACATCCCCGACCATATGGACATAATGAAGACCATAGAGAGCCAGCTGGCCAAGATTCACCGCGTACGCAACTTCGGCAGTGAAGGCGGAGGCAGGAAAGAGTTTgccaagaaaacaaaatga